From the genome of Vicia villosa cultivar HV-30 ecotype Madison, WI linkage group LG2, Vvil1.0, whole genome shotgun sequence, one region includes:
- the LOC131649932 gene encoding uncharacterized protein LOC131649932, whose product MDESNHEMVNALTQQMGIVFTPMINNTNQSYEILARQMARIADFFGEPPQPNLPASQGSNIRVGETTRHGEQIEQEIPRVIQRHQDADQVLRNIQQDANVGHNNISNVVEQILVQNGINVGLHRPNFVSPLSEYVRQTELPRSWKIPKFTKFAGETGESTVEHIARFQTEAGELANNENLKMKYFPSSLTKNAFTWFTTLPPQSLFSWNQLERLFHEQFYMGQSKISLKELAGVRRKGTEAVDDYLNRFRLLKARYTQHLRDMAQLADRVRQVERLKAEKARVSKYHKKEKISYVTTNEFDSDSDSEYEEGEVNVAELKPGPPYICKLLKPSKDKNPIESKNEKLSNKTYAFDITKCDEIFDLLVTDGQKRGFCKFHNFLGHKTSQCVLFRDLVQKALKEGRLQFGEKPKSSMQVDTDPLQVEEAHYTELADVMMVDTTDGFGERKDGATDGKVLSMVYPEPK is encoded by the exons aTGGACGAAAGCaaccatgaaatggtgaatgcccttactcaacaaatgggaattgtttttactcccatgataaacaatacgaaccaaagttatgagatattggctagacaaatggccagaatagctGATTTCTTTGGGGAGCCCCCACAGCCAAACCTTCCGGCTTCCCAAGGGTCGAATATAAGAGTAGGCGAAACTACGAGACATGGAGAACAAATTGAACAAGAGATCCCTAGAGTAATACAACGGCATCAGGATGCTGATcaggttcttagaaatatccagcaagatgccaatgttggacacaataatatctcaaaCGTGGTCGAACAAATCTTAGTTCAAAATGGAATAAATGTGGGGTTACATAGACCTAATTTTGTTTCCCCACtatcagaatatgtaaggcaaacagaattgcctaggagctggaaaatcccaaaatttactaaatttgctggtgagactggcgaatcgacagtcgaacatattgctaggttccagacagaggctggagaattagcaaacaatgagaatttaaagatgaaatatttcccaagttctttaacaaaaaatgcctttacttggtttacgaccttacctccacaatctttgttttcatggaaccagttagaacgattgttccatgaacagttttatatgggacagtcgaaaattagtttgaaagaattagccggagttaggcgaaagggtacgGAAGCGGTCGATgattatctaaaccgttttaggttattgaaagctagat atacccaacatttaagggatatggcacaactggcagacagggtacgtcaagtcgaaaggctaaaggctgaaaaagccagagttagtaaatatcataaaaagGAAAAGATATCTTATGTTACTACCAATGAGTTCGActctgatagtgatagtgaatacgaGGAAGGAGAGGTTAATGTGGCTGAATTGAAGCCAggaccaccatatatctgtaaattacttaagccctcaaaagataaaaatccgatcgaaagtaaaaatgaaaaattatctaATAAAACGTATGCGTTTGATATAACCaaatgtgatgagatatttgatttgttggtaactgatgggc aaaaaagaggattttgtaaatttcataatttcttgggtcataagacttctcaatgtgtccttttcagagATTTGGTGCAAaaggctttgaaagaaggaaggttacagtttggagaaaaaccaaagtcatcaatgcaagttgatactgatccctTGCAGGTTGAAGAAGcccactatactgagcttgctgacgTGATGATGGTCgatactactgatggtttcggcgaAAGGAAAGacggtgctactgatggcaaagtcttgAGCATGGTGTATCCTGAACCAAAATAG